CCGCCGAGCCTGATGTGCTGTTCGCCGATGAACCCACCGGCAACCTCGACACCCACACCGGCGAGCACATCAGCGACCTGCTGTTCGAATTGAACAAGGAAAGCGGCACGACCCTGGTGCTGGTGACCCACGACGAGCGCCTGGCCCATCGTTGCCACCGCCTGATCCGCCTTGAAGCCGGCCTGATGGTCGCACCCCTGGAGCCTTGATGGCACGTTTGCCGCTGTTGCGCCTGTTCAGCCTCGCCATCCGCCAATTGCTGCGCGATGCTCGCGCCGGCGAACTGCGGGTCCTGTTCTTCGCGCTGGTGGTGGCCGTAGCGGCCAGCACCGCCATTGGCTACTTCGGCGCCCGCCTCAACGGGGCGATGCTGTTGCGCGCCACCGAATTCCTCGGCGCCGACTTGCTCCTTGAGGGCAGCTCACCTGCCCGTTCGGAGCAAATAGAAGGCGGCAAGACCCTAGGCCTGCAGCATGCGCAAGTCGTCGAGTTCTCCAGCGTCATCGCCACCGACAAGGGCATCCAACTGTCGAGCATCAAGGCGGCCGACAGCGCCTACCCTCTGCGTGGCCAACTGAAAAGCGCACCCGAGCCATTTGCCCCGGAGCAACCCGGTGGTGGTCCGCAGCCGGGTGAAGCCTGGGTCGAGGCACGCCTGCTCACCGCACTGGACCTGCACATTGGCGACAGCATCGACGTCGGCATGAAATCCCTGCGCCTGACCCGAGTGCTGACGTACGAGCCTGATCGAGCCGGCAACTTCTATAGCCTCACGCCGCGCGTGATGATCAACCTCGCGGACCTGGACGCCACCGGCGTGGTCCAGCCCGGCAGTCGCGTGAGCTACCGCGAACTGTGGCGCGGCAACGCCACGGCTTTGGAAACCTACCGGCAACAGGTCACCCCCGCACTGGCGGCCAACCAGCGCCTGCAGGACGCTCGCGACGGCAATCGACAAATTGGCGGCGCCCTTGGCAAGGCCGAGCGCTACCTGAACATGGCGAGCCTGGTGGCAGTGTTGCTGGCCGGGGTTGCGGTCGCGCTCTCGGCAAGCCGCTTCGCGACCCGGCGTTTCGACGCCAGCGCGCTGTTGCGCTGCCTTGGCTTGTCGCGCCGGGAAACCTTGCTGCTGTTTACCCTGCAACTGGCCGTGCTGGGCCTGCTAGCCAGCATCAGCGGTGCCGTCATCGGCTGGGTCGCCCAACTGGGGCTCTTTGCCCTGCTGGGCCAGCTATTGCCCAGCGACGTCCCACCAGGCGGCCTGCTTCCCGCCATCGCCGGGATCGGCACCGGGCTGGTGGCTTTGGCCGGTTTTGCCCTGCCACCTTTAGCCGCTCTCGGCCGCGTACCGCCGCTGCGGGTATTGCGTCGCGACATGCTGCCCATTCCCTCAAGCACCTGGATGGTTTATGGCGCCGCCCTGGCCGCGCTCGGCCTGATCATGTGGCGCCTGAGCCTGGACCTGGTACTGACTTTCGCATTGCTAGGCGGCGGAGTGATTGCCGCACTGGTGCTAGGTGGATTATTGCTGCTGGTGCTCAAGAGCCTGCGCCGCCTGTTGGCGCGCGCCTCCCTCCCGTGGCGCCTGGGCCTGGGCCAACTGCTGCGCCATCCGCTGGCGGCAGCGGGGCAATCCCTGGCGTTCGGCCTGATTCTGCTGTCGATGGCGTTGATTGCCCTGCTGCGGGGCGAGCTGCTGGACACCTGGCAAAACCAGCTGCCGAAA
This region of Pseudomonas fluorescens genomic DNA includes:
- a CDS encoding ABC transporter permease, producing MARLPLLRLFSLAIRQLLRDARAGELRVLFFALVVAVAASTAIGYFGARLNGAMLLRATEFLGADLLLEGSSPARSEQIEGGKTLGLQHAQVVEFSSVIATDKGIQLSSIKAADSAYPLRGQLKSAPEPFAPEQPGGGPQPGEAWVEARLLTALDLHIGDSIDVGMKSLRLTRVLTYEPDRAGNFYSLTPRVMINLADLDATGVVQPGSRVSYRELWRGNATALETYRQQVTPALAANQRLQDARDGNRQIGGALGKAERYLNMASLVAVLLAGVAVALSASRFATRRFDASALLRCLGLSRRETLLLFTLQLAVLGLLASISGAVIGWVAQLGLFALLGQLLPSDVPPGGLLPAIAGIGTGLVALAGFALPPLAALGRVPPLRVLRRDMLPIPSSTWMVYGAALAALGLIMWRLSLDLVLTFALLGGGVIAALVLGGLLLLVLKSLRRLLARASLPWRLGLGQLLRHPLAAAGQSLAFGLILLSMALIALLRGELLDTWQNQLPKNAPNYFALNILPAEKQAFTERLVNLSAQSAPLYPVVPGRLISINGEPVRGIVSKDSEGDRAIQRDLSLTWAADLPSGNAITEGNWWSAQPEDGIPGVSVEGKVAASLKLKLGDQLVFTVAGVNREARVTSLRSINWDNFQPNFFMIFQPGTLKDLPATYLTSFYLAAGHDQQIVELSRAFPAVTILQVEALLAQLRSILAQVTLAVEYVLLFVLAAGMAVLFSGLQATLDERIRQGALLRALGAERHLLVKARRIEFGLLGAVSGLLAALGSELVSLVLYRFAFDLPWQPHPWLLVLPIIGAVLVGGAGVFGTRRALNASPLTVLREG